In Sphaerospermopsis torques-reginae ITEP-024, the genomic window GCAGCTAAAATAAAGATCATCATAGGCATATTTCCATAAATCATTGTTCTACCAACTCAACTTTCAAAGGACTATAAAATTGCATACACAAATAGTAGAACTTCAGCAAATCAAGCACATCCTTGATTGCTGTAGTAGGCTATGCAAAGCCCACCAGTAGAGTTTTACTTCTCTCTGGTTAAACAATTTATTATTTGATTAAGCTTTTCACAGACCACACATCGAACAGCAGTTAATTTGCTAAATAGCAACTTAAAACGGCGCTCCTCAGCAGTCTACCTAGTCTGCGTTATTCACCTTCACACCAATCAAGTAAGAGCTACACTTATGCTCAACCTTAGCTGAGGACGTGTAGTGGCTTTCTTAATAGAAAGCATATCATCTAACTCAAAAGGGATTATTGCCGCACAGCAAACCTTAGGAATCATTTCCTTAATTCTGTCGGCCACTGGTTATTTTAGACTCACAAATCCAATGAGCAAAATCACCTATTGATGATTAACTTTTTTTTTGGCAGTGAATATCTGAAAAATTTAAAATTCCTATATTTTAGCGTAACACAACAGACCTGGATTTTCAGCTAACTTCTAGACTAAATTTCAAATTTTCTCAATGTTGATAGACAAGTTTTGGAGAATTTTCTTGACGATTACATACTTTGCACAGGTTATACAGGAATAATACAGTTAAATTGGCAATTTACTGAGTATGACTTAATCCTGCTGTTTTCTCCTCCGCTTCGACTCCTGCACTGATTTCCAAACTAAAAGGGTTAAAAGCTAGTTAGTAACGAAAGCTAACAGATGCTCATATTTGCTCACATTTGCTCAAGGTTTATGTCCCGTGAGGTTTTTGATGAAGATTTTACGCTGGCTATGGTTTATCTTAAAATGAGTAAAGGATATGTAAACTTTCGTAACTAAAGTCAGAGTCCGCCCATCCATGACCCCAGCCACCTCCCTGTTCACCCCTGTGGAAGCAGACCTGCGAATACTAGCAGATAACCTCACACAGCTAGTTGGAAATCGCCACCCCATTCTCTATGCAGCAGCCGAACATCTATTCGGTGCTGGGGGCAAGCGTATTAGACCGGCTATTGTGCTGCTGATATCGCGGGCTACCATGCTAGAAAAAGACATTACGCTCCGTCATCGACGATTAGCAGAGATTACGGAAATGATCCACACAGCCAGCTTGGTACATGATGATGTAGTGGATGAATCCAATGTACGCCGTGGAGTGCCTACGGTTCATAGTTTGTTTGGCAACCGCATTGCCGTACTAGCAGGAGATTTCCTCTTTGCTCAATCTTCCTGGTATTTGGCAAATCTGGATAATTTGGATGTAGTTAAACTACTTTCAGAAGTAATCATGGATTTGGCCGCTGGGGAGATTCAACAAGGGTTAAATCGTTTTGATACTAATCTTTCTACGGAAACTTACCTGAAAAAGAGCTATTACAAAACAGCCTCATTAATTGCTAACAGTTCTAAAGCCGCTGGACTACTCAGCAACGTTTCCCTAGAGAGTGCTGAAAACTTGTATAACTACGGTAAGCATCTGGGTTTAGCCTTCCAAATAGTAGATGATATTCTAGATTTCACTGGTTCGACAGATACTTTAGGTAAACCAGCCGCATCGGATCTCAAAAGCGGTAATCTGACAGCACCAGTGTTATTTGCCTTAGAGGAACAACCTTATCTAGAAGTGTTGATCGAAAGAGAGTTTGCCCAAGAAGGAGATTTAGAACAGGCACTAAAGCTGATTTCAGATAGCCAAGGCATACAGAGGGCTAGAGAATTAGCTGCTCACCATGCGAAGGTATCTGCTGAACATATTGCCACCTTAGAACCCTCAGAATCACGGCAAGCATTAATCAATATGACTGATTATGTATTAAGTCGGCTTTATTAGGCATTTTGGATTTGAGATTTTAGATTTTAGATTCTATCCAAAATCCAAAATCCAAAATCCAAAATTGATTCAGGCGATATCTGGAGGTACTTGCTTGATAGGTATATGTTGCTGCAACTTCTGTTCAATCATCTTTTGCAGGTCAGTGCGCTCCACTTCAATAGCGTTGGTGGTAGTGCCGGGAGTCTCAAAAAAAACTATACTATCTACTGGTTCTAATGCCACCAGTTGAAACAAAATATGAATTACAGGCATAGGTTTAGCCACTGTTTGAGGGTCAACAACCCCAAGAGATGAAGATAGGGCAACATCCTGTAATCGAGGAAAGGCGTAAACTACGCGCTTTTCCCCTGTTGTTCCTTTTGGGGCTGGATTATCCTTGTGCTTCAATGTAGTTAAAACCCAGCGTTCCTGCAAATTTTGGAGAATATAGTATTGAGAGTGTTGTAAATTTTGAGCGATCGCTCTCAAAACCGGGGCAATAGTAGCCACAAGTTTTGGTGTCACACCATCTTGAGGTGCATTATCAATCAACAATTGAATTTGTGCTTCTAAATTTGTCATGACTTGTAAATTACTCCTGATTAATGTCCAAAATATTCAAGCGGGGAACTGGGGACTGGGGACTGGGGACCTCACAAGGGTAGGTATTTTACATTGTCGTGAGGGCAAGACTTGGATGACTTGGAAGGACAGTGGACAAGGGAGGAAAACCGTACAAAATCAGATGCTCTTGGTAACCAGAAAACTACGTTAAAATACTGGTGTGCGTATCAAATCTTCCTTGTCTACAATACCTCCTTGTCTTCCTAGTACAACACAGCGTAAATAAACCAACCATTCTAAATCTCCGACAATCCTATGCTGTCTTGGTTTTGACTTTTGACTTTTGACTTTTGACTTCCGCGAAGCGGTACTAGTCCTGCCTTCACAGTTAATATTAAAAACCTACCCCTGTGAGGGACCCTTGACTGGGGACTGGGTTATTAACTGCTCCCCTGCCTCCTTCTTTGTCACCTGTCATCTGTCACCTGTCACCTGTCACCAATAACTGGTAGCTTATACATAACATCTATCAAGCTAACAGCCACGGCCTTACAGGTTGTGTTTAAGTATGTTAGGTTATTTTTAAAATTCCGACTATGAATTGGCCCGCAACCGCAACTACTCAGGGAGATAAGTCTATCGGCGTAGAGGTTATCTTTCAATTTCTCTTGAAGGAGCTACAGCAGTCAACAAAGGCGGCAAAAAAGAATTGTCGAGATGTGGCATTGCGAATTGCGGGCGAAGTCCTGCGAATTTGTAATGAAAGTAAACGCATTCAAGCTTCTGGAGACATAGAAAGCTCTGCAATGACCCTCGCCCGACATCGGCTACAACAATGTCTCCGTTATTATCAGCTAGGTTCTAATCGGGGTAGGGTAGAATTACACAGCACTTTGAGCGCCATCATTTATCGTTATATTAATCCTCCTCAAAAGCAATTGAGCTATCAGGGGCGGTTGACTATCATAGAAGATTTTCTTCAAAGTTTTTATTTGGAGTCTTTGAATGCTTTCCGTAGGGAAAATCAACAACCATCCACCTATCGTCCCCAAACCCTACTAGAATTAGCTGAATATATGGCATTTACCGAAAGGTATGCTAAACGTCGTATTCCCTTACCAGGCAGACAACAACAGTTAATTATTCTGCGAGCGCAAACCTTCTCACAACAGCAGCCTCCAGAAACCAGCGTAGATATAGAACAAGCTGCTGAAGGTAGTAGTGGTGAAGCTGATGGTTCTTGGGAAGAACCAGCCATACAACAATTGCGTGCTGCTATGGCTATGCAAGCTGAACCAGAACCAGAAGAAGATA contains:
- the sds gene encoding solanesyl diphosphate synthase yields the protein MTPATSLFTPVEADLRILADNLTQLVGNRHPILYAAAEHLFGAGGKRIRPAIVLLISRATMLEKDITLRHRRLAEITEMIHTASLVHDDVVDESNVRRGVPTVHSLFGNRIAVLAGDFLFAQSSWYLANLDNLDVVKLLSEVIMDLAAGEIQQGLNRFDTNLSTETYLKKSYYKTASLIANSSKAAGLLSNVSLESAENLYNYGKHLGLAFQIVDDILDFTGSTDTLGKPAASDLKSGNLTAPVLFALEEQPYLEVLIEREFAQEGDLEQALKLISDSQGIQRARELAAHHAKVSAEHIATLEPSESRQALINMTDYVLSRLY